One window of Saprospiraceae bacterium genomic DNA carries:
- the rplN gene encoding 50S ribosomal protein L14: MIQQESRLNVADNSGAKEVLCIRVLGGTKRRYASIGDKIVVTVKSATPGGVKKGTVSKAVIVRTKKEIRRKDGSYIRFDDNAVVLLNAADEPRGTRIFGPVARELREKDYMRIVSLAPEVL, encoded by the coding sequence ATGATACAACAAGAATCAAGACTAAACGTAGCGGATAATAGTGGTGCAAAAGAAGTGCTCTGTATTCGTGTGTTAGGTGGAACCAAAAGAAGATATGCTTCTATTGGAGATAAAATCGTTGTAACGGTAAAATCAGCTACACCAGGTGGTGTAAAAAAAGGTACTGTTTCAAAAGCGGTGATTGTTCGAACCAAAAAAGAAATTCGTCGTAAAGACGGTTCTTATATCCGTTTCGATGATAATGCGGTAGTACTCTTAAATGCTGCTGACGAACCAAGGGGTACACGTATATTCGGGCCAGTTGCACGGGAGCTTCGTGAAAAAGATTATATGCGGATTGTTTCATTAGCTCCAGAAGTACTCTGA
- the rpsQ gene encoding 30S ribosomal protein S17, which translates to MMERNLRKQKVGVVSSNKMAKTITVKVERSLLHDKYGKRMNKSKKYFAHDENNECTIGDLVRIMETRPLSKNKCWRLVEIIKKGE; encoded by the coding sequence ATAATGGAAAGAAATCTTCGAAAGCAAAAAGTGGGAGTGGTCAGTAGCAATAAAATGGCCAAAACTATCACAGTTAAGGTTGAGCGAAGTTTGTTGCATGACAAGTATGGCAAACGAATGAATAAGAGTAAAAAATATTTTGCTCATGATGAAAACAATGAGTGTACAATAGGCGACTTGGTTCGTATTATGGAAACCAGACCGCTCAGCAAGAATAAATGCTGGAGACTCGTAGAAATTATTAAGAAAGGAGAATAA
- the rpmC gene encoding 50S ribosomal protein L29 codes for MALRKYEVFTGMNQETLEKDLTGALNQLHSLKLEHKVKGLQNPKQILFLRREIAMMKTELTKRSTVQA; via the coding sequence ATGGCATTAAGAAAATATGAGGTATTTACCGGAATGAATCAGGAGACGCTTGAGAAAGATCTTACCGGTGCACTAAATCAATTGCATTCATTAAAACTGGAGCACAAAGTAAAAGGGCTGCAAAATCCAAAGCAAATCCTCTTTTTAAGAAGAGAAATTGCAATGATGAAAACTGAATTAACTAAACGATCAACAGTACAAGCATAA